DNA sequence from the Phycisphaerae bacterium genome:
TCTTGGCTGTGGCGAAGGTTCCCACGGCCGCCAGACCGCCGACATCATGCAACGTTTTGAACCACTGGTCGTCCAGCACCGCCCCGACTGGCTCATTGTCGTCGGCGACGTCAACTCCACCATCGCCTGCGCCCTCGTCGCCGCGAAACTCAACGTGCCCATCGCCCACGTCGAGGCGGGCCTGCGCAGCTTCGACCGCTCCATGCCCGAGGAGATCAACCGTGTCCTGACCGACCGGCTCAGCCAACTTCTGTTCGTCACCGAGCCGGCGGGTATGACCAATCTCGCCGCCGAAGGAATCGACGCGGCGCAATGCCATCTCGTCGGCGACACGATGGCGGATACGCTCCTGCGCTATTTGCCCCGCGCCCGCCAGACACCGATGCTCGCCAATCTGGGGTTGACCCCCGGTGGTTACGCGCTGCTCACGCTCCACCGCGCTGGAAACGTCGACGACCCGAACATCCTGGCGGGTATCCTCGACGGCCTGTCGGACGTCACCGCGCGAATTCCCGTCCTCTTTCCCGTTCATCCACGGACCCGCGGCCGCATCGCCGAGTTCGGCCTGAGCGATCGCGTCGCGCGGATGAGCGGTCTTCGACTGATCGATCCGCTCGGCTATCTCGACTTCCTCGGCCTCATGGCGTCGGCCAAGCTCGTCATTACCGACTCCGGCGGCATTCAGGAAGAAACGACAATCCTCGGCGTCCCCTGCGCAACCCTCCGCGAATCGACGGAGCGCCCCTACACCGTCGAGACCGGCACGAACACCCTCGTTCCGCCGACGTCGGAGGCGATGCGCGCGGCCCTGCCGCAAATCCTCTCCGCGCCCCCGCGCATCGCAACCAAGAGTCCCCTGACCGACGGCCAAGCAGGAGAGCGCATTGCGGCGATCCTGCTCGCTCAAACTTAACGAAGTCTACAAAAAAAGTGCCGCCAGCATTTGATCATCGACGCGCGTGAGATCGGCCACCGTCGCATCCGCAGATGACGGCCGCCACGATTGCGCCATCGCCCCGACCGCCAGCACCTTCATCCCCGCCGCCTTCGCCGCGGTTACGCCATGCCGGCTGTCCTCAACGGCCAGGCACTCGTTCGGCTGTAGCCCCGGCGATTTCTCCGCCAGCAATCGGCACGCCAGCTTGAAGCCGGTCGGGTCGGGCTTGGACGTGGGCACGCTCTCGGCCGAAACGATGACGCTGAAGAGCGGCAGCAGCCCGCGCGGTCGAAGGAGAAACTCAATCTCCTCGCGCAACGCCCCGCTGCAAATCCCCAGCGCCCAGCGCCCCGCCGCACGCCGGATAAACTCCTCAACCCCCGGCAGCAGCGGCAGCTCCCCCTCGATCATCTCCCGATAAAGGCCCTTCTTCGCGAGCACCAACTCCCCCAACCGCTCGGGCTCCAGCGGTCGCCCCGCTTCCTCAAACAGCGTCTTCACATACGCCGCGTCGGTCAGCCCCACGTATTTTTGGAAATACGCCTGCTCCGTCGGCACTGGTACCACGCCCTCCAGCACCCGGCAAAACGCCCGATAGTGAAGCGGCTCGGTGTCCGCAATCACGCCATCGCAATCGAAGATAATCGCGCGAAGCATCCGCCCATGATAACGGCGGACGGCTCATTCTGTGACCGCCGCGAGCCCCTACGATCGGGTTTTCCAAGGCAGTCAATTATTCGCCGGGCGGAGGCGGCGGAGCGTCCGGCTCCTTCGGTCCGCGGCGACCGATGCGACCCTCCCCCTCACCGACTTTATGCAGCATCGTCAATAACTCCGCCTGGTCGACGCGACCATCGCCGTCCGCATCC
Encoded proteins:
- the wecB gene encoding UDP-N-acetylglucosamine 2-epimerase (non-hydrolyzing) — its product is MPNPSRLKCLLACGARPNFMKIASLVSAFDATGHIDRLLVHTGQHYDANMSRAFFVDLGLPEPDVNLGCGEGSHGRQTADIMQRFEPLVVQHRPDWLIVVGDVNSTIACALVAAKLNVPIAHVEAGLRSFDRSMPEEINRVLTDRLSQLLFVTEPAGMTNLAAEGIDAAQCHLVGDTMADTLLRYLPRARQTPMLANLGLTPGGYALLTLHRAGNVDDPNILAGILDGLSDVTARIPVLFPVHPRTRGRIAEFGLSDRVARMSGLRLIDPLGYLDFLGLMASAKLVITDSGGIQEETTILGVPCATLRESTERPYTVETGTNTLVPPTSEAMRAALPQILSAPPRIATKSPLTDGQAGERIAAILLAQT
- a CDS encoding HAD family phosphatase — protein: MLRAIIFDCDGVIADTEPLHYRAFCRVLEGVVPVPTEQAYFQKYVGLTDAAYVKTLFEEAGRPLEPERLGELVLAKKGLYREMIEGELPLLPGVEEFIRRAAGRWALGICSGALREEIEFLLRPRGLLPLFSVIVSAESVPTSKPDPTGFKLACRLLAEKSPGLQPNECLAVEDSRHGVTAAKAAGMKVLAVGAMAQSWRPSSADATVADLTRVDDQMLAALFL